Proteins encoded together in one Thermomonospora curvata DSM 43183 window:
- a CDS encoding serine/threonine-protein kinase, whose product MALQPLRPGDPPVVGGYRLLGRLGGGGMGQVFLGRSPGGRPVAVKLVLPGLSDDEGFRRRFAQEVEAARRVGGFHTAQVVDADPTADPPWLITAYVPGPSLQEAVDAHGPLPLHTVLRLGAGLAEGLAAIHSCGLVHRDLKPGNVILAADGPRIIDFGIARAVDATALTAAGSVIGTPGFMSPEQARGATDLGPPSDVFSLGSVLVFAACGRGPFDGDSLATVVHRITSAEPDLPALPQPLHDLVTACLAKDPAARPSVSQVLERLSAASPQETAGPWLPPAVTAMIAEREAPELAAPAPAPADSPGTFPKSFGASSGSVPFGAPVPPLAAPSGADPSAGSAAAPLEASMPYDRPGPSGASAPLGAPSGPPAPSGPTGPPPGVASDPSASFGPGESSGAPFEAPAPADRPGEPASFGASGSPVPSGGAAQPPFGAPVPPGAPAGFGGPAPLGAPEEPAPFGPPPGPFASSGAPPVPDGASGTPLGGSMPAEHPGAPGPFGGPAPVEPSAGSAGASGAPPGAAAPPDRSGMPGAPEAPAAFGPQPGPPGSPAPLGMPPAPGEPSGASTPSEQPGAPAPFGPPLAPSGEPAPPGTPGSFGTSGAAPWSPAGTSPAPPGGPAGPYPGAAGWGPGAGGWPPAGPGGWQGPYGSGQPGAGGAAAPYGAATIPGGYADAAKQPAGRAKTKVAVAGAAAFALICLAAVGLYAVSSGSGEEPAPVARTSAPPAAPHSGAVNPPAPVPSTQTPQPSATPQGRRRVAGLLGLWEGTYTCTQGLTGMRLRIRRSSDNGLEAVFRFFAHPSNPGVPSGAYLMKGTYTDDGVLRLQGERWIRRPANYLMVDLVARIPVNRPSRISGTIESDGSSCTTFSVTRR is encoded by the coding sequence ATGGCACTGCAACCTCTCCGGCCGGGGGACCCGCCCGTGGTCGGGGGATACCGGCTGCTGGGCCGGCTCGGCGGCGGCGGCATGGGACAGGTGTTCCTGGGACGCTCCCCGGGCGGGCGCCCGGTCGCGGTCAAGCTGGTGCTGCCCGGCCTGTCCGACGATGAGGGCTTCCGCCGCCGCTTCGCCCAGGAGGTGGAGGCGGCCCGCCGGGTCGGCGGCTTCCACACCGCCCAGGTGGTGGACGCCGACCCGACCGCCGACCCGCCCTGGCTGATCACCGCCTATGTGCCCGGCCCGTCGCTGCAGGAGGCGGTCGATGCGCACGGCCCGCTGCCGCTGCACACCGTGCTGCGGCTGGGCGCCGGGCTGGCCGAGGGCCTGGCCGCCATCCACTCCTGCGGGCTGGTGCACCGCGACCTGAAACCGGGCAACGTGATCCTGGCCGCCGACGGCCCGCGGATCATCGACTTCGGCATCGCCCGCGCCGTCGACGCCACCGCGCTGACCGCCGCCGGCTCGGTGATCGGCACCCCCGGTTTCATGTCTCCCGAGCAGGCCCGCGGCGCCACCGACCTCGGCCCGCCCAGCGACGTGTTCTCCCTGGGCTCGGTGCTGGTCTTCGCCGCCTGCGGCCGCGGCCCCTTCGACGGCGATTCGCTCGCCACGGTGGTGCACCGCATCACCTCCGCCGAACCCGACCTGCCCGCCCTCCCGCAGCCGCTGCACGACCTGGTCACCGCCTGCCTGGCCAAGGACCCCGCCGCCCGCCCTTCGGTCTCCCAGGTGCTGGAGCGGCTGTCGGCGGCCTCCCCCCAGGAGACCGCCGGCCCCTGGCTGCCCCCCGCGGTGACCGCCATGATCGCCGAACGGGAGGCCCCCGAGCTCGCCGCTCCGGCGCCCGCTCCCGCCGACTCGCCCGGAACGTTCCCCAAGTCGTTCGGGGCGTCCAGCGGATCGGTCCCGTTCGGGGCGCCCGTGCCGCCGCTTGCCGCACCCTCCGGCGCGGATCCCTCAGCCGGGTCCGCCGCGGCGCCGCTGGAGGCGTCCATGCCGTATGACCGACCCGGGCCGTCCGGAGCATCCGCCCCCCTCGGGGCGCCGTCCGGTCCGCCCGCGCCTTCCGGACCCACCGGGCCGCCGCCCGGGGTGGCCTCTGATCCGTCCGCCTCTTTTGGACCGGGCGAGTCGTCCGGAGCGCCGTTCGAAGCTCCCGCACCGGCTGACCGGCCCGGAGAACCCGCCTCGTTTGGAGCATCCGGTTCGCCCGTGCCGTCCGGTGGGGCGGCCCAGCCGCCGTTCGGGGCGCCTGTGCCGCCTGGGGCGCCCGCCGGGTTCGGCGGGCCTGCGCCGTTGGGGGCGCCCGAGGAGCCTGCGCCCTTCGGGCCGCCACCGGGGCCGTTCGCCTCTTCCGGGGCGCCGCCTGTGCCTGACGGCGCGTCCGGGACGCCGCTGGGGGGTTCCATGCCCGCTGAGCACCCTGGGGCGCCCGGCCCGTTCGGTGGGCCCGCGCCGGTGGAGCCCTCGGCCGGGTCCGCCGGCGCGTCCGGAGCACCGCCGGGAGCCGCTGCGCCGCCCGACCGGTCCGGGATGCCCGGAGCACCCGAGGCGCCCGCGGCGTTCGGGCCGCAGCCTGGGCCGCCTGGATCACCTGCGCCCTTGGGAATGCCGCCGGCGCCCGGTGAGCCGTCTGGGGCTTCCACACCGTCTGAGCAGCCCGGGGCGCCTGCGCCCTTCGGGCCGCCGCTCGCACCCTCCGGAGAGCCCGCGCCTCCCGGAACACCTGGATCTTTCGGGACGTCCGGGGCGGCTCCATGGTCTCCTGCCGGAACGTCTCCCGCGCCGCCGGGCGGCCCGGCCGGACCGTATCCGGGGGCCGCCGGATGGGGACCGGGCGCCGGAGGGTGGCCTCCCGCCGGTCCCGGTGGATGGCAGGGGCCTTACGGCTCCGGGCAGCCCGGTGCCGGGGGAGCCGCTGCCCCCTACGGGGCGGCGACCATCCCGGGCGGCTACGCCGATGCCGCGAAACAGCCCGCCGGACGCGCTAAGACGAAGGTCGCCGTGGCGGGCGCGGCGGCGTTCGCCCTGATCTGCCTGGCCGCCGTGGGGCTGTATGCGGTCTCCTCCGGCTCCGGCGAGGAACCGGCCCCGGTCGCCCGGACGAGCGCGCCGCCGGCCGCTCCCCACAGCGGCGCGGTGAACCCGCCGGCACCCGTCCCTTCGACACAGACGCCGCAGCCTTCGGCGACGCCGCAGGGCCGCAGGAGGGTGGCGGGCCTGCTCGGCCTGTGGGAGGGCACCTACACCTGCACTCAGGGACTGACCGGCATGCGGCTGAGGATCAGGAGGTCCTCCGATAACGGGCTGGAGGCGGTCTTCCGCTTCTTCGCCCATCCGAGCAACCCGGGAGTTCCCTCCGGTGCCTATCTCATGAAGGGCACCTACACCGACGATGGTGTTCTCCGTCTGCAGGGCGAACGCTGGATCAGACGTCCCGCCAACTACCTGATGGTGGACCTGGTCGCCCGGATCCCCGTCAACCGTCCTTCGCGCATCAGCGGCACCATCGAATCCGACGGCTCGTCCTGCACCACCTTCTCCGTCACCCGCCGCTGA
- a CDS encoding DUF1330 domain-containing protein, producing MAVNPTGEALKKFLEEDPGGPVVMLNLLRFAPGGRKPYAEYAREVAKRFSARYGVEVLYAGEGSTALVAEDGQAWDAVMLVRYPSREAFSRMVADPEYREVTGLRTQALTEAVLQATTPWNPGARPREDAG from the coding sequence ATGGCCGTGAACCCCACCGGAGAGGCCCTCAAGAAGTTCCTGGAAGAAGACCCCGGCGGCCCGGTGGTCATGCTGAACCTGCTGCGGTTCGCCCCCGGCGGCCGCAAGCCGTACGCCGAGTACGCCCGCGAGGTCGCCAAGCGTTTTTCGGCCCGCTACGGCGTGGAGGTGCTGTACGCCGGGGAGGGCTCCACGGCGCTGGTCGCCGAGGACGGCCAGGCCTGGGACGCGGTGATGCTGGTGCGCTACCCCAGCCGCGAGGCCTTCAGCCGCATGGTCGCCGACCCCGAGTACCGGGAGGTGACGGGGCTGCGGACCCAGGCGCTCACCGAGGCCGTGCTGCAGGCGACGACCCCCTGGAACCCCGGCGCCCGGCCCCGCGAGGACGCCGGCTGA
- a CDS encoding ABC transporter permease gives MRTTMLSDIAVVFTRELRPLLRDPFSLVFAMVQPLFFLALFGPLLPDGVGGGAALQWFVPGIIVMSCLFAGSATGSNLLYEMQTGSHERMLVSPLRRPALIVGRALKEIVPSIGQALLIIAVTVPFGFRPDPLGTVPALLIVATFTVGLGGLSYALALASKNKESLFWIVQQTLLFPLLLLAGMLLPVDQGPAWLQVLSKFNPLTYVVDAERALFNGEPVSATVAYGVLSAVAMALVGLQAGITAMRRA, from the coding sequence GTGCGCACCACTATGCTCTCCGACATCGCCGTCGTCTTCACCCGCGAGCTGCGCCCCCTCCTGCGCGACCCGTTCTCGCTGGTGTTCGCGATGGTGCAGCCGCTGTTCTTCCTGGCTTTGTTCGGCCCGCTGCTGCCGGACGGCGTGGGCGGCGGCGCGGCCCTGCAGTGGTTCGTGCCCGGCATCATCGTCATGTCGTGCCTGTTCGCCGGCTCGGCCACCGGCTCCAACCTGCTGTATGAGATGCAGACCGGCTCGCACGAGCGGATGCTGGTCTCCCCGCTGCGCCGGCCCGCCCTGATCGTCGGCCGCGCGCTGAAGGAGATCGTCCCCTCCATCGGGCAGGCGCTGCTCATCATCGCCGTCACCGTCCCGTTCGGTTTCCGCCCCGACCCGCTCGGCACCGTGCCCGCCCTGCTGATCGTGGCGACCTTCACCGTGGGACTGGGCGGCCTGTCGTACGCGCTGGCGCTGGCGTCCAAGAACAAAGAGTCGCTGTTCTGGATCGTCCAGCAGACCTTGCTGTTCCCGCTGCTGCTGCTGGCCGGGATGCTGCTGCCGGTCGATCAGGGACCGGCCTGGCTGCAGGTGCTGTCGAAGTTCAACCCGCTCACCTATGTGGTGGACGCCGAACGCGCCCTCTTCAACGGCGAGCCGGTCTCGGCCACCGTCGCCTACGGCGTCCTGTCGGCCGTGGCCATGGCGCTGGTCGGGCTGCAGGCGGGCATCACCGCCATGCGCCGCGCCTGA
- a CDS encoding ABC transporter ATP-binding protein, with the protein MIRTRGLTKHFVVKKQVVEAVRGLDLTVEAGELVALLGPNGAGKSTMLRMLTTLLTPTSGTAHVAGHDVVADPRGVRARIGYVGQGNAAAHGQRGRDELISQGRAYGMSRAAARARAQELIESLELTEVADRVVSSLSGGQRRRLDIAMGLIHAPRLLFLDEPSTGLDPQNRANLADHIRRLRAEHGTTVVLTTHYLDEAEQLAERVLVIDRGRLVADDAPERLKAEHVGDLITLTFDREGDARRVATERPGLPTGAHLERTGARLRIRVDGGSRLVPGLLRRLENAGAAVAAVEVARPTLDDVFLNLTGRSLREENATTATEEKA; encoded by the coding sequence ATGATCCGCACCCGCGGATTGACCAAGCATTTCGTCGTCAAAAAACAAGTCGTCGAGGCGGTGCGCGGCCTGGACCTGACCGTCGAGGCCGGGGAACTGGTGGCGCTGCTGGGCCCCAACGGGGCCGGCAAATCCACCATGCTGCGCATGCTCACCACCTTGCTGACCCCCACCTCCGGCACGGCCCACGTCGCCGGGCACGACGTGGTGGCCGACCCGCGCGGCGTGCGCGCCCGGATCGGCTATGTCGGCCAGGGCAACGCCGCCGCGCACGGCCAGCGCGGCCGGGACGAGCTGATCAGCCAGGGCCGCGCCTACGGGATGAGCCGCGCGGCGGCCCGCGCCCGGGCGCAGGAGCTGATCGAGTCCCTGGAGCTGACGGAGGTGGCCGACCGGGTGGTCTCGTCGCTGTCGGGCGGCCAGCGCCGCCGGCTGGACATCGCGATGGGGCTGATCCACGCCCCCCGCCTGCTGTTCTTGGACGAGCCGTCCACCGGGCTGGACCCGCAGAACCGGGCCAATCTGGCCGACCACATCCGCCGGCTGCGCGCCGAGCACGGCACCACCGTGGTGCTGACCACCCACTACCTGGATGAGGCCGAGCAGCTGGCCGAACGGGTGCTGGTGATCGACCGCGGCAGGCTGGTCGCCGACGACGCCCCCGAACGCCTCAAGGCCGAGCACGTCGGCGACCTGATCACGCTGACCTTCGACCGCGAGGGCGACGCCCGGCGCGTCGCGACCGAGCGGCCGGGCCTGCCGACCGGCGCCCACCTGGAACGCACCGGCGCGCGCCTGCGGATCCGCGTCGACGGCGGCTCCCGCCTCGTCCCCGGGCTGCTGCGCCGCCTGGAGAACGCGGGCGCCGCGGTGGCCGCCGTGGAGGTCGCCCGCCCCACCCTCGACGACGTCTTCCTCAACCTGACCGGCCGCAGCCTCCGCGAAGAGAACGCCACGACCGCCACCGAGGAGAAGGCATGA